The region AGGTAAGCAGCTGATGGGGCAGGGGTGCTTAGTAGACCGGCAAATGTAAAAGGAAACATGGCATTTAGTAAACAGTGCTATTAATACATCAAAAGACTCTTGAGGCGTGTTTTTTTATTTACATTGTTATGTTTTTACTTTTTTTACGAGCCTGAGACCAAGTAAGAAACCAGTTGGAACTTTTGTCAAGAAGCTCTTCAGGAATAGTGTCTTGAAGTTCGGAAATGGCTGCTCGCATATAAGGATCTCCTTCATCAAAGTGCTCAAAGAAGTCAATAAGATTCAAAGTGTCTTTCATATCAGATTTAGCACTCTGGTGAGTGGCATTTTTAGCGTAAGATCTTAAATTCTCTTGTCAATAGTTGCTGTGAGTAGACGATTTATAGTCTTTGGAATAGGTAAATAATGCAATTGTTTTTAATGATTTGATGGGCGGCGTAATGATTTTTTTAGTGGGTAAAAGATATCAATTTACTAAATTATATCAAGGTATTTTTTTTAAGCCTGCCTTTGCAAGTTCATTTTGAAGAGTATTTTCACATGAAAGTACCCTTGCCCAGCAAGGTAGTTGCTTGGTCACAGGAGATTCAAGGAACTGAATTATCGATGGCCTTAAAATACTTGCGAATTTCTGCACGGACAATTCTTCCTCATGTCTATCGTAAGGAATATTGTTAACAGCAGAATCCAGTCCAAATTGTTTGACTCTGTCTTGACCAACTCTTTTATAAAGTACTTCTAGCGTGGATATTTGAGAATTTGTAAGTGTTTCAGCTTGATGCTCCATTAAGCCTCTTAATACACTAGAGAGAATTTCCGTGCACATTCTTTGAAGCCCCTCTTTTGGGTTTTTCCCTACTTCTTTATGCTTATGATCAAATATCCCTAGATCGACTTGAGCTATTCTGGAAAGCCTTACATTTCTATAAACTTCTGAAAGAAGTCCTATCTCCAACCCCCAATCGCAAGGAATCCTTAAATTCATCCCTAGGTCTCTAGTAAAGGCAAATTCTCCTGCTAAAGGATATCTAAAAGCTTCTAGATATTTCAGGAAAGCCCCTTGTCCAAATATTTGTTCTAATGATGCTAACAATGGTCCTACAAATAACCTTGTAGCACGTCCTTGGAGAGCATTTGATTCCAATGATAAACGACTATAAAAAGCTTTAACGTATGAAATGCCATGAGATTGATCCAGCAAAGGTTGCAGCATTCTTGCTGGATAGGATGTACTGAAAGTTCTAATATCTGCATCGAATAGAGCTACTACTTCAGATTCTCTAGTTGCCAAGCCAATGCCTTGCCATACAGCCCATCCTTTACCTGGAGTACCTATTAGATCAAGCCCATTTTTCCTTTGATCTTGAAGTAGCTCTATAACTGCAGGACTATTTGTCCATTGCACATGAACAGGAAAAGGCATTGATGAAAAAAACTTTTTAGCTTCTTCAACTTCATCTGCTGACTGAGCTGATAAAGCAATTATTAGTTCGTTAAGTCCTTCTAAATTGCTTAAAACATCCCTTGTTTGCGTTAATGCGGGCCTTTTAAACTCCTCATAAAGACAAGGAATTAATATTGCGGTAGGTCTTTTTTTTAGACCCTGCCTCAAATCAATTAGAGAATCCTTAGTAACTCCATACTCATGAATTGTTGTGATCAAACCCTGTTTAAAGTCCATTCGGTGATAAGAGCAACAGAATGAAAGAAGTGCTTACGACGATCCTGTGCAAAGTATTGGGAAATACGTAGTGACAGGTGCAGAAATCCAATTAGATGAATTGAGTTCTTTACTCAAGAAAATCTACACAGACAAGTCTGTAGAAGAATTTGATTATATGTGGTCGCAATTGATTCAGATTTTAGAAGCGAATAGTGATAATTGCTTTGAGGGTAAGCAAATCCACTCTTGTCCATGGGATTCTACAACTGCAGTTTTGATTACATATGCTGATGGAGTTTATTCATCCAATCGATCAACATTAAAAACACTTGGCAAGCTAATTGAAAACCATTTAGGGGAAATTGCTCCCATAATTCACCTCTTGCCATTTTTGTGTTCTACAAGTGATGGTGGTTTTGCTGTTTCTAGTTATGAGAAAATCGATTCACGTTTTGGTTCTTGGGATGATTTGAAAAATCTTTCTGATAAACATATTTTGATGGCAGATCTTGTTCTCAACCACGTATCAGCTTCCCATCCTTGGGTTCAACAATTTAAAAACGGAACTAACCCTGGCAAAAATTATATTTTATCTCCATCAATTAAAAATAATTGGGAAAATGTTATTAGGCCTAGAAATACTTCTCTTTTTACAAATATTGCAACTATTGAAGGCAATAAAGATGTATGGACAACATTTGGTCCAGATCAGATAGATGTTAATTGGAGGGAGCCAAAACTTTTATTAGAGTTTATAAATTTAATTGTTAGATATTTAAATCACGGAATAAAGTGGATTCGTTTAGATGCAATAGGTTTTATCTGGAAAGAGCCTTCAACTACTTGTTTGCATATGGAGCAAGTGCATAATTTAGTAAAAGTATTAAGAATTATACTTGAAAAACTTAAAAGATCAGGTGTTCTAATAACAGAAACTAATGTCCCTGAGAAAGAGAATATATCTTACCTTAAATCAGGTAGTGAGGCACATTTAGCATATAATTTCCCTTTGCCTCCTCTGTTACTCGAATCTTTAATTAATAATAAAGCTGATTTAATTAATAACTGGTTATGCTCATGGCCAGACTTGCCTGTTAATACAGGTTTTCTTAACTTTACAGCATCTCATGATGGTATTGGTTTAAGAGCATTAGAAGGCTTGATGGATTCTAGGAGAATACATAATCTATTGATTTCGTGTGAAAAAAGAGGAGGTCTGGTTAGTCATAGGCGAATGCCCAATGGAGAAGATAAGCCTTATGAATTAAATATCAGTTGGTGGAGTGCGATGGCAGATACTGGTGTTAATACAAATTATCTACAGTTTGAAAGGTTTATTTTGAGCCAATTCTTTGTAATGGCTTTAAAAGGGGTTCCTGCTTTTTATTTGCAAGCAATAATGGCTTCTGAAAATGATTTAGTAAGTTTTGGTCAATCCGGAGAAAGAAGAGATCTTAACCGTCAAAGATTTGATGAAAATACATTAGAGAATTCATTGCTTGATCCAAAATCTTTTGCAAGTAAAAATTTAAAAGCGTTAAGGAATGCAATGACTGTTAGAAGTTCTCTAAAGGCTTTCCACCCTGAACAGGCCATGCATTGTCTTAGCGGAAATCGGAGTGATTTCGTTATTATTCGTCGGGGAATGAATGATTGTTGTGTATGGGCTGTTCACAATATGACTAATAAAAAATTAAGTTTTAGCCTTTCAGATAACTTGAAAACCGAGATTAAGAATAGTTATTATTGGAATGATGCTTTAAATAATCAAGATTATAAACATGACTATATGGAATTAAGCCCTTATTCTGTACATTGGTTAATTAAAAAAAATGAAAATTGAGTATAAAAAAACTCCTTTGTGGATAGTCACCGATATTGATGGTACTTTAATGGACCATCAATATGACTTTTCTCCAGCATTATCAACCATTAAATGGTTACAAGAACTTGGAATCCCCATAATTCCTTGTACAAGTAAGACCGCTGCTGAAGTAAGAGCTTTAAGACTAGAACTTGGAATAACAGATCCTTTCATTGTAGAGAATGGTGGTGCTATTTATGGTGATGAATTATCATCAAATGAAGAATGGGAACTTGTCTTAGGTAAAAGCTATAAATATTTAAGATCTAAATTAGAGTTGATATCTTTAGAACTTGGTTATAAACTAATTCCATTAAATGATTTGTCTTATCAAGAGATAAATGAACTTACTGGTTTAGAGGGTAGGGGAATAGAACTTGCTCTTGATAGAAAATGGAGTGTTCCTTTCTTGAACCCAAAGGATTCTGATAGAGAACGAATTACTGAAATTGCTTCAAGTTTGTGCACCTCAATTTATAAGGGCAATCGTATGAGTCACTTGTTGGGAGAAGGTAGTCATAAAGGTAAGGCAGTAATTGAATTAAAGAAGTTTCTTAATCAACCAAATATCAAAGTAGTAGCCTTAGGAGACTCTCAAAATGATTTACCCTTGCTCGAAGTTGCTGATATCGCTATTGTTATTCCAAGCAGAAATGGACCTAATAAATTCTTAAAGAAAGGAATAGATAAGGGAGAATTTCTGTTAGCACCGGCACCACACTCAGAAGGTTGGGCGTTAGCAATTAGAGATTTACTTATTAAGTCTATATAAAGATATGAGTGATAATTTTTCTAATAAATCGAATCTTAATAAAAACATTTCTCCATGGTTAGATCCCAAGCATTCAGATATTTTATTTCCTTTTGCCAATCTTCAGTCCCTTTTAAATGATTTAGGATGGGAATCTGACGAATGGATTAATTACTGGTTGGCAAAGGATGGATATAATCTTGCTGCTTCATTTTGGGCAAAGGGAACTAAATTAGATTGGTTATGGGGATTGGGTTTGCCATTCCTTACTGATATTAAAAGATTTGCAAAAATCAATAATGCTAGGAAAGTATACGGAATTTCAGCATTGCCTGGATGCGGGAAAACTAGTTTTGGCAAATGGATAGAAGCTGCTGCAAAAGAATTAGATATTTCTATTAAAGTACTATCTTTAGATGATTTTTATTTGCCTGGATCTGAGTTAGAAAAAGCAATGAAAGACAACCCTTGGAACGTACCTAGAGGTCTTCCTGGAAGTCATTCAATTAATCTATTAGAGAATGTAATTGATAAATGGATTTCAACAGGATCACTTAAAGCACCTCAGTTTGACAAGTCTTTAAGGAAAGGTCTAGGAGATAGATCAGGTTGGACAAATTCCTCCCCTGATGTTTTAGTTTTAGAGGGCTGGTTCTTAGGATGTACTCCATTAAAATCTTCATTAAATTTCAATGGAAAAGATGATGTATTAAGTCCGAAACTTACAATATT is a window of Prochlorococcus marinus subsp. marinus str. CCMP1375 DNA encoding:
- a CDS encoding glycosyl transferase — its product is MDFKQGLITTIHEYGVTKDSLIDLRQGLKKRPTAILIPCLYEEFKRPALTQTRDVLSNLEGLNELIIALSAQSADEVEEAKKFFSSMPFPVHVQWTNSPAVIELLQDQRKNGLDLIGTPGKGWAVWQGIGLATRESEVVALFDADIRTFSTSYPARMLQPLLDQSHGISYVKAFYSRLSLESNALQGRATRLFVGPLLASLEQIFGQGAFLKYLEAFRYPLAGEFAFTRDLGMNLRIPCDWGLEIGLLSEVYRNVRLSRIAQVDLGIFDHKHKEVGKNPKEGLQRMCTEILSSVLRGLMEHQAETLTNSQISTLEVLYKRVGQDRVKQFGLDSAVNNIPYDRHEEELSVQKFASILRPSIIQFLESPVTKQLPCWARVLSCENTLQNELAKAGLKKIP
- a CDS encoding uridine kinase, which gives rise to MSDNFSNKSNLNKNISPWLDPKHSDILFPFANLQSLLNDLGWESDEWINYWLAKDGYNLAASFWAKGTKLDWLWGLGLPFLTDIKRFAKINNARKVYGISALPGCGKTSFGKWIEAAAKELDISIKVLSLDDFYLPGSELEKAMKDNPWNVPRGLPGSHSINLLENVIDKWISTGSLKAPQFDKSLRKGLGDRSGWTNSSPDVLVLEGWFLGCTPLKSSLNFNGKDDVLSPKLTIFESDYRLKVQELIKDYLPIWQRINRIWHLKANDFSSTCKWKVDQEKEMLVSKGSALQGELLSSFVRMIEASIPQESLMNIDCNVVVEINNLREILNILPSRRQF
- the yedP gene encoding mannosyl-3-phosphoglycerate phosphatase-related protein YedP — translated: MKIEYKKTPLWIVTDIDGTLMDHQYDFSPALSTIKWLQELGIPIIPCTSKTAAEVRALRLELGITDPFIVENGGAIYGDELSSNEEWELVLGKSYKYLRSKLELISLELGYKLIPLNDLSYQEINELTGLEGRGIELALDRKWSVPFLNPKDSDRERITEIASSLCTSIYKGNRMSHLLGEGSHKGKAVIELKKFLNQPNIKVVALGDSQNDLPLLEVADIAIVIPSRNGPNKFLKKGIDKGEFLLAPAPHSEGWALAIRDLLIKSI
- a CDS encoding sugar phosphorylase, with the protein product MQSIGKYVVTGAEIQLDELSSLLKKIYTDKSVEEFDYMWSQLIQILEANSDNCFEGKQIHSCPWDSTTAVLITYADGVYSSNRSTLKTLGKLIENHLGEIAPIIHLLPFLCSTSDGGFAVSSYEKIDSRFGSWDDLKNLSDKHILMADLVLNHVSASHPWVQQFKNGTNPGKNYILSPSIKNNWENVIRPRNTSLFTNIATIEGNKDVWTTFGPDQIDVNWREPKLLLEFINLIVRYLNHGIKWIRLDAIGFIWKEPSTTCLHMEQVHNLVKVLRIILEKLKRSGVLITETNVPEKENISYLKSGSEAHLAYNFPLPPLLLESLINNKADLINNWLCSWPDLPVNTGFLNFTASHDGIGLRALEGLMDSRRIHNLLISCEKRGGLVSHRRMPNGEDKPYELNISWWSAMADTGVNTNYLQFERFILSQFFVMALKGVPAFYLQAIMASENDLVSFGQSGERRDLNRQRFDENTLENSLLDPKSFASKNLKALRNAMTVRSSLKAFHPEQAMHCLSGNRSDFVIIRRGMNDCCVWAVHNMTNKKLSFSLSDNLKTEIKNSYYWNDALNNQDYKHDYMELSPYSVHWLIKKNEN